One genomic region from Neisseria weaveri encodes:
- a CDS encoding DUF3465 domain-containing protein, with product MKQGILIVGLAAALGLGYWIGKPGSHSLDSNIPNSENTVQIEKNNRPSNFEKQLQTAYEQQISNLQIEGRGRVIKTLPDDNKGSRHQRFILKLNSGQTLLVAHNIDLAPKIKGLKKGDMVDFYGEYEWSERGGVIHWTHHDPQGRHIGGWLKHNGKLYE from the coding sequence ATGAAACAAGGCATTTTGATAGTGGGTTTGGCCGCTGCATTGGGGTTGGGATATTGGATTGGCAAACCCGGCAGCCATTCTCTCGATTCCAATATCCCTAATAGCGAAAATACGGTTCAAATAGAAAAAAACAATCGTCCGTCAAATTTCGAAAAACAGTTGCAAACTGCTTATGAACAGCAGATCAGCAATCTTCAAATTGAAGGACGCGGCCGGGTTATCAAAACACTTCCCGACGACAATAAAGGTTCGCGCCACCAACGCTTTATTTTAAAATTAAATAGCGGCCAAACTTTATTGGTTGCACACAATATTGATTTGGCTCCTAAAATTAAAGGATTGAAAAAGGGCGATATGGTTGATTTTTACGGGGAATACGAATGGTCCGAAAGGGGAGGCGTAATACATTGGACTCATCATGATCCTCAAGGCAGGCATATAGGTGGTTGGCTAAAACACAATGGCAAATTATACGAATAA
- a CDS encoding NGO1151 family protein, which yields MSSIEQRLDYLEESNEALRMQNHVLATALKGMIRALPAETAQDVVESIQLAFEDALAELDYEDSPNIDLFHDVTYAFFREKQR from the coding sequence ATGAGCAGCATTGAACAGCGTTTGGACTATTTAGAAGAATCCAATGAAGCATTACGTATGCAAAACCATGTTTTAGCCACCGCCCTTAAAGGCATGATCCGCGCCCTTCCGGCAGAAACGGCTCAAGATGTGGTCGAATCTATCCAATTAGCATTTGAAGATGCTTTGGCCGAATTGGACTACGAAGACAGCCCAAACATTGATCTTTTCCATGATGTGACTTACGCGTTTTTCAGAGAAAAACAGCGTTAA
- a CDS encoding basic amino acid ABC transporter substrate-binding protein: MNMKKWIAAALACSALALGACGGQSGTDKAAATQTDAKVYRVSMNAEFAPFESQDANNNVEGFDVDLMNALSQAGNFKVEYKHQPWDSLFPALKNGDTDIVISAVTITDERKQTMDFTEPYFEITQVILVPEGKGVKSVEDLKKVNRVGVVTGQTGDFAASKILGNDSPKVARFETLPLVIKELENGGLDAVISDSAVIGNYLKHNSNKGFTMVEVPDFETEHYGIAVRKGDEAALNMLNDALKKVRENGEYDKIHDQYFAK; encoded by the coding sequence ATGAACATGAAAAAATGGATTGCAGCAGCTTTGGCCTGCTCGGCTTTGGCTTTAGGCGCTTGCGGCGGTCAAAGCGGCACTGACAAAGCTGCCGCGACACAAACCGATGCCAAAGTTTACCGCGTTTCAATGAACGCCGAATTTGCTCCGTTTGAATCTCAAGACGCCAACAACAACGTTGAGGGCTTTGATGTAGACTTGATGAATGCCCTGTCTCAAGCCGGAAACTTCAAAGTCGAGTATAAACACCAACCTTGGGATAGCCTGTTTCCCGCTCTGAAAAACGGCGATACCGATATTGTTATCTCAGCCGTAACCATTACCGATGAGCGCAAACAAACCATGGACTTCACCGAGCCTTACTTTGAAATCACACAAGTTATCTTGGTACCTGAAGGCAAAGGCGTAAAATCCGTTGAAGACCTGAAAAAAGTCAACCGTGTCGGCGTGGTAACCGGTCAAACCGGCGATTTTGCCGCTTCAAAAATCTTAGGTAACGACAGCCCCAAAGTTGCACGCTTCGAAACCCTGCCTTTAGTTATCAAAGAATTGGAAAACGGCGGCTTGGATGCCGTAATCAGTGACAGCGCCGTTATCGGCAACTACCTGAAACACAACAGCAACAAAGGCTTCACTATGGTAGAAGTACCCGATTTCGAAACCGAGCACTACGGTATTGCCGTACGCAAAGGAGACGAAGCGGCCCTCAACATGCTGAACGACGCCTTGAAAAAAGTTCGTGAAAACGGCGAATACGACAAGATTCACGACCAATACTTTGCAAAATAA
- a CDS encoding nucleoside hydrolase: protein MPEKIRLIIDTDPGQDDAAAILMAHGLAKRGLIEFLALTVVAGNVGLHHTANNARIICDWAGEKDFPVYAGATQPLVRKLVTAEEVHGKNGLDGAELHDPVCPLQPVHAVPYLIDTLRKADDSSITICPIGPLTNIAQAITLAPDITRAIKKIVMMGGNYFEAGNITPAAEFNFYVDPHAAQIVMQSGVPIAVLPLDVTHKATITTARMDALRQLGNINGNRLAGILQSYERYDTQKFGLEGGPLHDPCAVAYAVFPEFFNGKDCHVEIETQSELSMGSSVVDWWGTTGKPVNAHWVTEVNANKLFHELAESIKQLP from the coding sequence ATGCCAGAAAAAATCCGCCTCATTATCGATACCGACCCCGGCCAAGATGACGCAGCCGCCATTTTAATGGCACACGGCCTAGCCAAACGCGGCCTGATCGAATTTCTCGCCCTGACCGTTGTAGCCGGCAATGTCGGCTTACACCACACCGCCAACAACGCTCGCATTATCTGCGATTGGGCCGGCGAAAAAGACTTCCCCGTTTACGCCGGAGCCACCCAACCTTTAGTCAGAAAACTGGTAACAGCAGAAGAAGTTCACGGTAAAAACGGTTTGGACGGTGCCGAACTGCACGACCCCGTCTGCCCCCTGCAGCCTGTCCATGCCGTTCCCTACCTAATCGACACCTTGCGCAAAGCAGATGACTCAAGCATTACCATCTGCCCTATCGGCCCCCTGACCAATATCGCCCAAGCCATTACCTTAGCCCCCGACATTACCCGCGCCATTAAAAAAATCGTCATGATGGGCGGCAACTATTTCGAAGCCGGCAACATCACCCCCGCTGCCGAATTCAACTTCTATGTCGACCCCCATGCCGCGCAAATCGTCATGCAGAGCGGCGTGCCCATTGCCGTATTACCGCTGGACGTCACACATAAAGCCACCATCACTACCGCCCGCATGGACGCCCTGCGCCAACTGGGCAACATCAACGGCAACCGCTTGGCCGGCATTCTGCAAAGTTACGAGCGTTACGATACCCAAAAATTCGGTTTGGAAGGCGGCCCCCTACACGATCCCTGTGCCGTCGCCTATGCGGTTTTCCCCGAATTTTTCAACGGTAAAGACTGCCACGTCGAAATAGAAACCCAAAGCGAACTGTCTATGGGCTCGAGCGTAGTCGATTGGTGGGGAACAACCGGCAAGCCTGTCAACGCCCATTGGGTTACCGAGGTCAATGCCAATAAATTGTTCCACGAACTGGCAGAGTCCATTAAACAACTGCCTTAA
- the recC gene encoding exodeoxyribonuclease V subunit gamma, with translation MLYLHQSNRLEVLAGIFAQLQSLLPLDDPFASEEVVVQSQGMRRYLNAYLARRLGVAANLKFSLPAGLAWRLMRDFIPGVPALSPFSADVVVWRLLDLFGSSRFKDDAQFEPVRAALSEYLGNGDAAAYQLAAQLADVFDQYLVYRPQWIDAWQQGKLVGLGEDEAWQAALWRFLGDGMQGVPHRVALWQQLLGSLSADKLPERFFVFGVAAMAPMYLQLLQAVAQHCDVHILALNPSSGYWGDVIDAAQILKNKGDIDLSQSGHPLLASLGKQGRDFFDALSEMPDVEERGYYDDVESGSLLRRLQYQIQTLQMPSENLTENGLEDGSIQVCSAHSPLRELQVLKTKLLRVLNEHPDWQPHDIAVLMPDIQPYMPYIEVVFGQEQDGAQKLPYSVSDVKVSRRQPLFYVLEQVFDLLQSRFEADKLLPLLDSHLVLARFNLSREDLPLLMDTVTQLNIHWGVDKAMRGSDALFTWQQGLDRLILGWMLPENGNGLWQGISAWHGDVNHLAVFEGFAEFIRVLSDTFKEWAQPAEVPVWIERIRKLIQDLTMPDADSQYAVQQLEQSLARWQEETVLAGFTGILSQETVIRHVEHFLGSESQAGFLRGGITFCSMVPMRNLPFKMICLLGLNDGDFPRNTKAAAFDLIAKYPQKGDRSRRDDDRYLFLEAIISAREILYLSYLGKNIENNNDKAPSALLAELIDTIAEMTGQEASVLSESWVENHYLQPFSRNYFSKEADNKATQRSIRQDYAEALNRPSGEIPAFFNPDSFPKPEPIEEQMNITQSEFLSFWRNPVKAWLRRTLGWSGMYTEQVWEAEEPFKPNCNAKIMARYIDARKNHADFTDVAEKLEAESFFPADKLGGLWQESFRLSALSLDAALVGSKKIPARAYRLQIGRFCLEGSLENVYENGQIIYLYQNLNAPQTIELMLEHLIFCAVRPSEIQTYATHIVQADCKVSDYPEIDKDQAEAILQKWLEYYVWGQARPLPFFAKLSIEAAKTKIKDEKKAREGIVFEYQNGQSGKAPCEYDEVKLVFGRDKILPVSTPLFWNMIDDLLVTLVKLIGL, from the coding sequence ATGCTTTATCTGCACCAATCCAACCGACTCGAAGTATTGGCCGGTATTTTTGCGCAACTGCAGTCGCTGCTTCCTTTAGACGATCCTTTTGCTTCGGAGGAGGTGGTTGTTCAGAGTCAGGGAATGCGCCGGTATTTGAATGCGTATTTGGCCCGCCGTTTGGGGGTGGCGGCGAATTTGAAATTCAGTTTGCCTGCAGGGTTGGCCTGGCGCTTGATGCGTGATTTTATTCCGGGTGTGCCGGCGTTGAGTCCGTTTTCGGCAGATGTGGTGGTTTGGCGCTTGCTGGATTTATTTGGTAGCAGCAGGTTTAAAGACGATGCGCAATTCGAACCGGTTAGGGCGGCGTTGTCGGAGTATCTCGGCAACGGAGATGCCGCGGCCTACCAGCTGGCAGCACAGCTGGCGGATGTGTTTGACCAATATTTGGTTTACCGTCCGCAGTGGATTGATGCTTGGCAGCAGGGAAAATTGGTAGGCTTGGGGGAGGATGAGGCTTGGCAGGCGGCTTTGTGGCGGTTTTTGGGTGACGGTATGCAGGGTGTGCCGCACCGTGTGGCGTTGTGGCAACAGTTGTTGGGGTCATTGTCTGCCGATAAGTTGCCGGAGCGTTTTTTTGTTTTCGGTGTGGCGGCAATGGCACCGATGTATCTGCAGTTGTTGCAGGCGGTGGCGCAGCATTGCGATGTGCATATTTTGGCATTGAATCCCAGTAGTGGTTATTGGGGGGATGTAATTGATGCGGCACAGATTTTAAAAAACAAAGGCGATATAGACTTGAGTCAGAGTGGTCATCCGCTTTTGGCTTCTTTGGGTAAGCAGGGGCGGGATTTTTTTGATGCGCTGTCCGAGATGCCGGATGTGGAGGAACGCGGATATTATGACGATGTAGAGAGCGGGAGTCTGCTTCGCCGCTTACAGTATCAGATTCAAACATTACAGATGCCGTCTGAAAATTTGACGGAAAACGGGTTGGAGGACGGCTCGATTCAAGTTTGTTCGGCGCACAGCCCTTTGCGTGAATTGCAGGTTTTGAAAACAAAATTATTGAGGGTGTTAAACGAACATCCTGACTGGCAACCGCATGATATCGCCGTTTTGATGCCGGATATCCAGCCCTATATGCCTTATATCGAAGTGGTGTTCGGACAGGAGCAGGACGGGGCGCAGAAGCTGCCTTATTCGGTTTCGGATGTTAAAGTCAGCAGGCGGCAGCCTTTGTTTTATGTGTTGGAGCAGGTATTCGATCTGCTGCAAAGCCGTTTTGAAGCGGATAAGCTACTGCCTTTACTGGATAGCCATCTGGTGTTGGCACGTTTTAATCTTTCGCGTGAAGACTTGCCGCTGCTGATGGATACGGTGACGCAGTTAAATATTCATTGGGGTGTAGATAAAGCCATGCGCGGCAGCGATGCTTTGTTTACCTGGCAGCAGGGTTTGGATCGGCTGATTCTTGGTTGGATGCTGCCTGAAAACGGAAACGGTTTGTGGCAGGGCATCAGTGCATGGCATGGCGATGTCAACCATTTGGCTGTGTTTGAAGGCTTTGCAGAGTTTATCCGGGTTTTATCGGATACCTTTAAAGAATGGGCGCAGCCTGCAGAAGTGCCGGTTTGGATAGAGCGTATACGCAAGCTGATCCAAGATTTAACGATGCCGGATGCGGACAGCCAATATGCCGTTCAGCAGCTGGAACAGTCTTTGGCGCGCTGGCAGGAAGAAACGGTATTGGCAGGCTTTACCGGCATATTGTCTCAGGAAACAGTTATCCGTCATGTGGAACATTTTTTAGGTAGCGAGTCTCAAGCCGGTTTTTTGCGTGGTGGCATCACGTTTTGCAGCATGGTACCGATGCGCAACCTGCCGTTTAAGATGATTTGCCTGTTGGGACTGAATGACGGCGATTTTCCAAGAAACACCAAGGCCGCGGCTTTTGACCTGATTGCCAAGTATCCGCAAAAAGGCGACCGTTCACGCCGTGATGACGATCGCTATCTGTTTTTGGAAGCCATTATTAGCGCAAGGGAAATTCTGTATTTGTCTTACTTAGGCAAGAATATTGAAAACAATAATGACAAAGCCCCTTCTGCTTTATTGGCAGAGTTGATTGATACGATTGCCGAAATGACCGGGCAGGAAGCGTCGGTTTTGTCGGAATCGTGGGTGGAAAACCATTATTTGCAGCCGTTTTCGAGAAACTATTTTTCAAAAGAAGCCGATAATAAAGCTACCCAAAGAAGCATACGTCAGGATTATGCCGAAGCTTTGAACCGGCCGTCGGGAGAAATACCGGCTTTCTTCAATCCGGATTCATTTCCAAAGCCGGAGCCGATTGAAGAGCAAATGAATATTACCCAATCCGAGTTTTTGTCTTTCTGGCGCAACCCGGTAAAAGCCTGGCTGCGGCGGACGCTCGGTTGGAGCGGAATGTATACCGAGCAGGTATGGGAAGCGGAAGAGCCTTTTAAGCCGAACTGTAATGCGAAAATTATGGCCCGTTACATAGATGCTCGAAAAAATCATGCCGATTTTACGGATGTTGCTGAAAAGCTTGAGGCAGAGAGCTTTTTTCCGGCCGATAAATTGGGCGGATTGTGGCAGGAAAGTTTTCGTCTTTCGGCTTTATCGCTCGATGCCGCATTGGTTGGCAGCAAAAAAATTCCGGCACGCGCATACCGTCTGCAAATAGGCCGTTTCTGTTTGGAAGGCAGTTTGGAAAATGTATATGAAAACGGCCAAATCATTTATCTGTATCAGAATTTAAATGCACCGCAAACCATAGAGTTGATGTTGGAACACTTGATTTTCTGCGCCGTCAGGCCGTCTGAAATTCAAACGTATGCAACACATATTGTTCAGGCCGATTGCAAAGTATCGGATTATCCGGAAATCGACAAAGACCAGGCTGAGGCAATCCTGCAAAAGTGGCTTGAGTATTATGTTTGGGGGCAAGCGCGTCCGTTGCCGTTTTTTGCCAAATTGAGTATCGAGGCCGCGAAAACCAAAATCAAAGACGAGAAAAAAGCACGGGAAGGCATAGTGTTTGAGTATCAAAACGGTCAGAGCGGTAAAGCACCTTGCGAATATGACGAAGTTAAGCTGGTGTTCGGCAGAGACAAAATCTTGCCGGTCTCGACGCCGTTATTTTGGAATATGATTGATGACCTGCTGGTTACTCTTGTGAAGCTGATTGGGTTGTAG
- the rpe gene encoding ribulose-phosphate 3-epimerase, with amino-acid sequence MHKFRIAPSILSADFARLGDEVSAVIEAGADLIHFDVMDNHYVPNLTFGPMVCSALKPYATVPIDVHLMVEPVDDLIRSFSDAGADIITFHPEASRHVDRSLGLIRDAGCRAGLVLNPATPVYLLENVLDKLDMVLLMSVNPGFGGQSFIPQTLVKIRQVRDLLDMYEGESGRRIALEVDGGVKVDNIAEIAAAGADTFVAGSAIFGKPDYKAVIDQMREELAAVKV; translated from the coding sequence TTGCATAAATTCCGTATTGCTCCCAGTATTTTATCTGCGGATTTTGCCCGCTTGGGCGATGAGGTGTCTGCCGTTATTGAGGCAGGAGCGGATTTGATCCATTTTGATGTGATGGATAATCATTATGTGCCGAACCTGACTTTCGGTCCTATGGTTTGTTCGGCTTTGAAACCGTATGCGACGGTGCCTATTGATGTGCATTTGATGGTGGAGCCGGTAGATGATTTGATCCGTTCGTTTTCCGATGCGGGGGCGGATATCATTACTTTCCATCCCGAAGCCAGCAGACATGTCGACCGCAGCTTGGGTTTGATTCGTGATGCGGGTTGCCGGGCCGGTTTGGTTTTGAATCCGGCAACACCGGTATATTTATTGGAAAATGTGTTGGACAAGTTAGATATGGTATTGTTGATGTCTGTCAATCCCGGATTCGGCGGCCAGAGCTTTATTCCGCAAACTTTGGTCAAAATCCGCCAGGTTCGGGATTTGTTGGATATGTATGAAGGTGAGAGCGGCAGACGTATTGCCTTGGAAGTGGACGGCGGTGTGAAAGTGGACAATATTGCCGAAATTGCGGCTGCCGGGGCGGATACGTTTGTTGCCGGGTCGGCGATTTTCGGTAAGCCTGATTATAAAGCAGTAATCGATCAGATGCGGGAAGAACTGGCTGCGGTAAAAGTTTGA
- a CDS encoding Spy/CpxP family protein refolding chaperone, whose product MPFITAIKGEALKNHMKIKTIKTYLIASFMLSASLPAWSGPLPLHLDDFHRNCDIRALSLSQEQHQELKKIRNEYRRLMSNAAKRNKNSSSNRNEIIRILSAVNFDIEAAKNYIVRRDLANIDASIYELRGQHQFFQLLTPSQRTKWLNTCLK is encoded by the coding sequence ATGCCTTTTATCACCGCAATCAAGGGGGAAGCCTTGAAAAACCACATGAAAATCAAAACCATAAAAACATATCTCATCGCTTCGTTTATGCTGTCGGCCAGCTTGCCTGCTTGGAGCGGGCCGCTTCCCCTACACCTTGACGATTTTCACCGTAATTGTGACATACGGGCACTTTCCTTGTCACAAGAACAACACCAAGAATTGAAAAAAATCCGCAACGAATACCGCAGGCTCATGAGCAATGCTGCCAAACGAAATAAAAATTCCAGCAGCAACCGCAACGAAATCATCCGGATTCTTTCCGCAGTCAATTTCGATATAGAAGCAGCCAAAAACTATATCGTACGCCGAGATTTGGCCAATATCGATGCGTCCATCTACGAACTGCGCGGCCAACACCAGTTTTTCCAACTGCTTACCCCGTCGCAACGCACCAAATGGCTCAACACCTGCCTGAAATGA
- a CDS encoding CTP synthase: MTKFIFVTGGVVSSLGKGIAAASIATILESRGLNVTMLKLDPYINVDPGTMSPFQHGEVFVTEDGAETDLDLGHYERFINATMTRKNSFSAGQVYEQVIAKERRGDYLGGTVQVIPHITDEIKRKIHEGAEGKDVAIVEIGGTVGDIESLPFLEAIRQMRSQLGRSNSLFVHLSYVPYIAAAGEIKTKPTQHSVKELREIGIQPDVLICRMDRILPEDEKRKIALFCNVEERAVAGSYDAGSIYEIPEMLHNQGIDNIICEQLQLNVRQADLTEWKKIVYAIQNPKHTAKIAMVGKYVDLTESYKSLTEALKHAGIHTNTDVQITYIDSEDIEKDGAESLKGFDAILVPGGFGSRGVEGKIAAARYARENKIPYLGICLGMQIALIAYARDKAGMEGANSTEFDLKAPYPVVALIDEWQTADGSVETRDENADLGGTMRLGAQEVELQPDSLAAKIYGSTTIRERHRHRYEVNNNFVPQLEKAGLVIGGVSAGRERLVETIELPDHPWYFACQFHPEFTSTPRRGHPLFTAFIKAALANKA, from the coding sequence ATGACCAAGTTTATCTTCGTAACCGGCGGCGTCGTATCTTCATTAGGTAAAGGTATCGCCGCCGCTTCTATTGCAACCATTCTCGAATCCCGCGGCCTCAACGTAACCATGCTTAAGCTGGATCCCTACATCAATGTAGACCCCGGCACCATGAGTCCGTTCCAGCACGGCGAAGTTTTCGTTACCGAAGACGGCGCGGAAACCGACCTTGATCTCGGCCACTACGAACGTTTCATCAACGCCACCATGACCCGTAAAAACAGCTTCAGCGCAGGTCAGGTTTACGAACAAGTCATCGCCAAAGAAAGACGCGGCGACTACCTGGGCGGTACCGTACAGGTGATCCCCCACATTACCGACGAAATCAAACGTAAAATCCACGAAGGTGCCGAAGGTAAAGACGTTGCCATCGTAGAAATCGGCGGTACGGTCGGCGATATCGAATCCCTGCCTTTTTTGGAAGCCATCCGTCAAATGCGCAGCCAATTGGGGCGCAGCAACTCCCTGTTCGTACACTTAAGCTATGTACCCTACATTGCCGCCGCAGGCGAAATCAAAACCAAACCGACTCAACATTCCGTTAAAGAACTGCGCGAAATCGGTATCCAACCCGACGTGTTAATCTGCCGTATGGACCGTATCCTGCCGGAAGACGAAAAACGCAAGATTGCCTTATTCTGCAATGTTGAAGAACGTGCAGTTGCAGGCAGCTATGATGCAGGCAGCATTTACGAAATTCCCGAAATGCTGCACAACCAAGGCATCGACAACATCATCTGCGAGCAGTTGCAATTAAACGTCCGCCAAGCAGACCTAACCGAATGGAAAAAAATCGTTTACGCCATTCAAAACCCCAAGCACACCGCTAAAATCGCAATGGTCGGCAAATATGTGGATCTGACCGAGTCTTATAAATCGCTGACCGAAGCCCTGAAACATGCCGGCATCCATACCAATACCGATGTACAGATTACCTATATCGACAGCGAAGATATCGAAAAAGACGGTGCGGAAAGTCTGAAAGGTTTTGATGCCATTCTGGTTCCGGGCGGCTTCGGCTCACGCGGCGTAGAAGGAAAAATTGCAGCGGCACGTTATGCCCGTGAAAACAAAATTCCATATTTAGGCATCTGCCTGGGCATGCAAATCGCCCTGATTGCCTACGCCCGCGACAAAGCCGGCATGGAAGGCGCCAACTCCACCGAATTTGACTTAAAAGCCCCCTATCCCGTTGTCGCCTTAATTGACGAATGGCAAACGGCAGACGGCAGCGTTGAGACCCGCGACGAAAATGCCGATTTAGGCGGCACCATGCGCTTGGGTGCTCAAGAAGTGGAATTGCAACCCGACAGTTTGGCCGCAAAAATTTACGGCAGCACCACCATCCGTGAACGCCACCGCCACCGCTATGAAGTCAACAACAACTTCGTACCGCAACTGGAAAAAGCCGGCTTGGTTATCGGCGGCGTTTCCGCAGGTCGCGAACGCTTGGTAGAAACCATCGAACTGCCCGACCATCCTTGGTACTTCGCCTGCCAATTCCATCCGGAATTTACATCCACACCGCGTCGCGGCCATCCATTGTTTACCGCTTTCATTAAAGCCGCTTTGGCCAACAAAGCATAA
- a CDS encoding YkvA family protein, whose amino-acid sequence MKTTPPEDFIPSFRRKKLDEPGFFRKIGRFAGRLGEPVIRQLYALYYLFKDPGTPKKTKAIILGALVYFLSPIDSIPDLLGPLGFSDDIAVITLVYAQMKRHMTESILEKARIATQKLLNK is encoded by the coding sequence ATGAAAACCACACCACCCGAAGATTTTATTCCATCGTTCCGCCGCAAAAAACTGGACGAACCCGGTTTTTTCCGCAAAATAGGACGCTTTGCCGGAAGGTTGGGCGAACCGGTTATCCGCCAGCTTTATGCCCTTTATTATCTGTTTAAAGATCCCGGCACGCCGAAAAAAACCAAAGCCATCATTCTCGGCGCCCTGGTATATTTTCTCAGCCCGATAGACAGCATTCCCGACCTGCTCGGTCCTTTGGGTTTTAGTGACGACATCGCCGTTATCACACTGGTTTATGCCCAAATGAAACGCCACATGACCGAAAGCATTTTGGAAAAAGCGCGTATCGCCACCCAAAAATTACTCAACAAATAA
- the ygfZ gene encoding CAF17-like 4Fe-4S cluster assembly/insertion protein YgfZ, translating to MPTSSRLPFFGIVRVSGEDRASFLHSQLSNHIEALSEHQACYATYNTPKGRVIANMLVINRGEDLLLVMAADLTEKTVKRLKMFVLRAKVQFEVLTAFAAAGTLPDGIQPISADTPALAFACNTDNGITEITLPHQGRLQIGLAQSLPEYDAEHENAWNAHEIRSGYPWISEATSEAAVAQMLNQHIIGGVHFKKGCYPGQEIIARAQYRGQVKRGLAVLSSPEPEAAGAGVQLGGEEAGIIINSAADPSGNIHLAVIKFSAAEAQLSGTNGNPLTQRQLFFTVEA from the coding sequence ATGCCTACTTCATCACGTCTGCCCTTTTTCGGCATTGTCCGCGTCAGCGGCGAAGACCGTGCGTCTTTTCTGCACAGCCAACTGTCCAACCACATCGAAGCCTTATCGGAACACCAAGCCTGCTACGCCACTTATAACACGCCCAAAGGCCGCGTTATCGCCAATATGCTGGTGATCAACCGGGGCGAAGATTTGCTGCTGGTGATGGCAGCCGATTTGACCGAAAAAACCGTCAAACGCCTGAAGATGTTTGTCTTGCGTGCGAAAGTCCAATTCGAAGTTTTGACCGCTTTTGCCGCAGCAGGCACGCTTCCCGACGGCATTCAGCCCATCTCCGCCGACACCCCTGCTTTAGCTTTTGCCTGCAATACCGATAACGGCATAACCGAAATTACGCTTCCCCATCAAGGCCGTCTGCAAATCGGTTTGGCGCAATCGCTGCCCGAATACGATGCAGAACACGAAAACGCCTGGAACGCACACGAAATCCGCAGCGGTTATCCATGGATTTCCGAAGCCACCAGCGAAGCTGCCGTCGCCCAAATGCTGAACCAACACATCATCGGCGGTGTGCACTTTAAAAAAGGCTGTTATCCCGGCCAAGAAATCATCGCACGCGCGCAATATCGCGGACAAGTCAAACGCGGCTTGGCGGTATTAAGTTCTCCCGAACCCGAAGCAGCAGGCGCGGGCGTACAACTGGGAGGTGAAGAAGCAGGCATCATCATCAACAGCGCGGCAGACCCATCGGGCAACATCCATCTTGCCGTCATCAAGTTTTCCGCCGCCGAAGCGCAATTAAGTGGCACAAACGGCAATCCGCTGACACAACGACAGCTATTCTTTACCGTTGAAGCCTAA
- a CDS encoding GNAT family N-acetyltransferase, translating to MTNAVQHFPETRTFILSVGREQAGHLNYEISDGIWNITHTVVDPAFRGQGLAKVLVEAAIEEAKKHQVGLTASCDYAAAVLAKRKA from the coding sequence ATGACAAACGCGGTGCAACATTTTCCTGAAACCCGGACCTTTATTTTATCGGTCGGTCGGGAACAAGCAGGCCATTTAAATTATGAAATTTCAGACGGCATTTGGAATATCACCCATACCGTAGTTGATCCGGCTTTTCGCGGGCAGGGTTTGGCTAAGGTTTTGGTTGAGGCTGCAATTGAAGAGGCAAAAAAACATCAGGTGGGTTTGACGGCATCATGTGATTATGCGGCAGCGGTATTGGCAAAGCGGAAAGCGTGA